Proteins encoded by one window of Candidatus Sumerlaea chitinivorans:
- a CDS encoding Ferrous iron transport protein B — MLLIVGPPNVGKSLIFNRLTGRHVSVSNYPGTTVDISTGTSPFLPGYELRDTPGAYSLVPISEEERIAREMILSEPQAIIVQVVDAKNLRRMLPFTLELLELRRKVILVLNLMDEARRLGVSIDSTQLGEELGIPVVETVATTGEGMDRLCAVIRDGISQLPPVPPIDYPPRVRSVLREYAANVLPEGKPLPPPAQIVGPELLDELELEERTQFELELRLARQRYADSVLAEVASFPIPSSSTFAGVLNRLTMNVWTAVPIAFAVLYFGVYQFVGQFGAGTLVDFLENDLYETYVTPWLTAWVERLIPWPVLQDLFVHDYGVFTLGLRYAIALILPIVGTFFIMFSILEDSGYLPRLALLLDRVFKKLGLNGRAVIPIILGFGCGTMATVVTRILETRRERIIATLLLGFAIPCSAQLGVILAMVSTHHQIFIAWCVLMTIIFLALGMIAARTVPGRAPAFYLEIPPLRMPRLSNVLMKTYSRMYWYFIEILPLFLFASVIIWVGTLTGLFQAVIKLIVPIIGLMGLPAEAASAFLFGFFRRDYGAAGLLDLLNHGQLNPRQIFVSVLVISLFLPCIAQFFVMKKERGWKFALATSAAVWLTATTVGILANYVALSTGWL; from the coding sequence TTGCTGCTGATTGTTGGGCCGCCGAATGTCGGCAAGAGCCTCATCTTCAATCGTTTGACCGGCCGGCATGTGAGCGTTTCCAATTATCCCGGCACGACGGTGGACATTTCCACGGGAACCTCTCCGTTTCTTCCGGGCTATGAGCTTCGCGACACGCCGGGGGCATATTCGTTGGTTCCGATCTCGGAGGAGGAGCGAATCGCTCGCGAAATGATCCTGAGCGAGCCTCAGGCAATCATTGTGCAGGTGGTGGACGCCAAGAATTTGCGCCGCATGCTGCCCTTTACCCTCGAGCTTCTCGAGCTACGCCGGAAGGTTATCTTGGTGTTGAACCTCATGGACGAAGCCCGGCGGTTGGGGGTGTCCATTGATTCCACCCAATTGGGTGAGGAGCTTGGCATTCCTGTGGTGGAGACCGTTGCGACGACGGGCGAAGGGATGGATCGTCTGTGCGCTGTTATTCGCGATGGGATTTCTCAGCTGCCTCCAGTTCCCCCGATTGATTATCCGCCGAGGGTACGGTCCGTCCTACGCGAGTACGCCGCTAACGTACTTCCTGAGGGAAAGCCCCTGCCGCCCCCCGCGCAAATCGTGGGGCCCGAGCTGCTCGACGAATTGGAGCTGGAAGAGCGCACGCAGTTTGAACTCGAACTGCGTTTGGCGCGTCAACGTTATGCGGACAGTGTGCTTGCGGAGGTGGCAAGTTTCCCTATACCTTCTTCAAGTACCTTTGCCGGCGTGCTAAACCGTCTCACCATGAACGTCTGGACCGCCGTCCCCATCGCGTTTGCGGTGCTTTATTTCGGCGTCTATCAGTTTGTGGGGCAGTTCGGGGCAGGGACACTCGTGGACTTTCTGGAAAATGATCTCTACGAAACATACGTCACGCCGTGGCTGACGGCATGGGTCGAGCGCCTCATTCCGTGGCCTGTTCTTCAGGATCTGTTTGTTCACGATTACGGGGTCTTTACGCTCGGCCTACGCTACGCGATTGCGCTGATCCTGCCAATTGTCGGGACTTTCTTCATCATGTTCTCGATCCTCGAAGATAGTGGATATTTGCCGCGGTTGGCGCTCCTACTCGACCGGGTGTTCAAGAAGCTGGGTCTCAATGGCCGCGCGGTGATTCCGATCATCTTGGGATTCGGGTGCGGCACAATGGCAACGGTGGTGACGCGTATTCTGGAGACGCGCCGCGAAAGAATTATCGCGACCCTCTTGCTCGGCTTCGCAATTCCCTGTTCAGCCCAATTAGGGGTCATTTTGGCCATGGTGAGCACCCACCACCAAATTTTCATCGCGTGGTGTGTGCTCATGACGATTATCTTCCTTGCTCTGGGGATGATTGCAGCGCGAACGGTGCCGGGGCGGGCGCCTGCCTTTTATCTGGAGATTCCGCCGCTTCGGATGCCCCGACTGTCCAACGTTCTCATGAAGACGTATTCGCGCATGTACTGGTACTTTATCGAGATCTTACCGCTTTTCCTGTTTGCGAGCGTGATCATCTGGGTTGGGACCCTCACGGGGCTCTTTCAGGCGGTCATCAAACTGATCGTGCCAATTATTGGCCTGATGGGGCTGCCAGCGGAAGCAGCATCGGCGTTCCTGTTTGGTTTCTTCCGTCGCGATTATGGTGCTGCGGGGCTTTTGGATTTGCTGAATCATGGTCAGCTCAACCCGCGCCAAATCTTTGTGTCGGTGCTCGTGATTTCTCTCTTCCTCCCATGCATTGCACAATTCTTTGTGATGAAGAAAGAGCGAGGTTGGAAATTTGCGCTCGCCACGAGTGCAGCCGTTTGGCTTACGGCGACGACGGTTGGTATTTTGGCTAATTACGTGGCACTCTCAACGGGGTGGCTGTAA
- a CDS encoding putative dehydrogenase, which yields MKVGFIDHHLHNYHAEVFRRLLVEKIGQGSVELCAAYECAPTSGEDWCATHGVSRAASPEEVVEKSDAILVLAPDNFEAHRPLAQAALASGKPVFVDKVLAETVADSEAMVELAERHGTPIMSSSALRFASELEQLLAGLAGPVESVFSRGFGNWAGYGIHTLAPALRVLGRPVQRVRDTGDAHARLVTLDAGDVRAFIEVRSAENQQEAVPWQVGILSANRYHVATVTRYEEFYENLMRAVLEFFCTRVSPIPVTEMLDSVAVLRGAEESAAKDGAWVDLKQRP from the coding sequence GTGAAAGTTGGATTCATTGATCACCACTTACATAATTACCATGCTGAGGTTTTTCGTCGACTGTTGGTCGAGAAGATTGGTCAGGGTTCAGTAGAGCTTTGTGCTGCTTATGAATGCGCTCCGACGTCGGGGGAGGACTGGTGCGCCACGCACGGCGTCTCACGGGCCGCTTCTCCAGAAGAGGTTGTCGAAAAAAGCGATGCTATTCTTGTTCTTGCCCCTGACAATTTTGAAGCCCATCGCCCCCTCGCCCAGGCGGCCCTCGCCTCTGGCAAGCCCGTGTTTGTGGACAAAGTCCTGGCCGAAACCGTTGCCGATTCGGAAGCAATGGTGGAGTTGGCCGAGCGCCACGGCACGCCAATTATGAGCAGCTCAGCCTTGCGATTTGCATCCGAACTTGAGCAACTGTTGGCTGGCTTGGCGGGACCAGTCGAATCGGTGTTCTCACGAGGATTTGGGAACTGGGCTGGCTACGGCATCCACACGCTCGCACCCGCACTTCGGGTTTTGGGGCGGCCTGTGCAGCGAGTTCGTGATACCGGCGATGCCCATGCTCGTCTTGTCACGCTCGACGCCGGTGACGTGCGTGCGTTCATCGAGGTACGCAGTGCCGAGAATCAGCAGGAAGCCGTTCCGTGGCAAGTCGGGATCCTCAGTGCGAATCGCTACCATGTGGCCACTGTGACTCGCTACGAGGAATTCTATGAAAATCTAATGCGAGCAGTACTCGAGTTTTTCTGTACTCGGGTTTCGCCCATCCCAGTCACGGAGATGCTTGATAGTGTGGCGGTGCTTCGGGGTGCCGAAGAGTCGGCGGCGAAGGATGGTGCGTGGGTGGATCTCAAACAGCGTCCATAG
- a CDS encoding RNA methyltransferase, TrmA family — translation MLKKGQETEVTIERLAFGGRGVARVNGFVVFVDAAAPAERARVRITRVKPQYAEAQLTEILQPSGARVEPPCPLFGRCGGCKLQHITYEEQLRQKQSQVEETLQHLGGVEVPSPQPILPSPEQWGYRNKMEFAIGKASDGRIAIGFHTPGDFRTVLDVERCLLQSDQLNAVLEFFRHELDALARREPEFAVPYDPVSHEGVLRHLILRESKSSGQFLAALLTAEKNSRAIPDLAQKLLRTFPSCRGFIWGLNRGVSDVARMEEKVFQLGEGWMEERLGDKRYRVSMFSFFQTNSRAAKALYDVVREFAELSGREQVLDAYCGTGSIGIYLADAAQRVIGIEVVREAVWDARHNAQLNNATNCVFLAGEMREVLPTVPTIVGGKFDRVILDPPRGGMDKRSLKLLIGIGAPILVYVSCNPATLARDTATLVAAGYRPERAQPVDMFPHTHHVETVVKFRREISP, via the coding sequence ATGCTAAAAAAAGGCCAAGAAACAGAAGTTACGATTGAGCGTCTTGCATTTGGTGGGCGCGGTGTTGCGCGAGTGAACGGGTTTGTGGTTTTCGTGGACGCTGCTGCACCGGCGGAGCGTGCGCGCGTGCGTATCACACGTGTAAAACCGCAGTATGCCGAGGCACAGTTGACGGAAATCCTCCAGCCTTCCGGCGCTCGAGTGGAACCGCCCTGCCCGCTTTTTGGCCGCTGCGGCGGGTGCAAGCTCCAACACATCACGTATGAGGAGCAACTTCGGCAGAAACAAAGTCAGGTGGAAGAAACCCTCCAACACCTCGGCGGAGTGGAGGTACCTTCGCCGCAGCCGATTCTCCCCTCACCCGAGCAGTGGGGGTATCGAAATAAAATGGAGTTTGCCATCGGGAAGGCATCCGACGGCCGCATCGCAATCGGTTTCCACACTCCCGGCGATTTCCGCACCGTTCTCGATGTTGAGCGGTGCTTGCTGCAATCGGACCAGCTGAATGCGGTCCTTGAGTTTTTTCGCCACGAGTTGGATGCACTTGCGAGGCGCGAACCAGAGTTTGCGGTGCCGTATGATCCGGTCAGCCACGAGGGCGTGTTGCGCCACCTCATTTTGCGCGAGAGCAAATCCAGTGGCCAGTTTCTCGCTGCACTCTTGACCGCGGAGAAGAATTCGCGCGCGATCCCTGACCTTGCTCAGAAACTGCTACGGACGTTCCCCTCATGCCGCGGATTCATTTGGGGGCTCAATCGCGGAGTGAGTGATGTGGCGCGTATGGAAGAAAAGGTTTTCCAGTTGGGTGAAGGCTGGATGGAGGAACGTCTTGGCGACAAACGCTATCGTGTCTCCATGTTCTCCTTCTTTCAGACCAATTCCCGCGCGGCAAAGGCACTCTATGACGTCGTGCGCGAGTTTGCTGAGCTGTCGGGGCGCGAACAGGTGCTCGACGCCTACTGCGGCACCGGCTCGATCGGCATCTACCTTGCGGACGCTGCCCAACGGGTCATCGGAATCGAGGTGGTGCGCGAAGCTGTTTGGGATGCCCGGCACAATGCCCAGCTCAACAACGCAACCAATTGCGTTTTTCTCGCGGGCGAGATGCGCGAGGTCCTCCCCACCGTGCCAACAATCGTGGGAGGCAAGTTCGATCGCGTGATTCTCGACCCACCGCGCGGCGGCATGGACAAACGTTCTCTCAAGCTCCTCATTGGCATCGGCGCACCGATCCTCGTATACGTTTCGTGCAATCCTGCAACTCTTGCCCGCGACACGGCCACGCTTGTGGCCGCAGGTTACCGCCCGGAACGAGCCCAACCGGTGGACATGTTTCCACACACACATCATGTCGAAACGGTTGTAAAGTTTCGGCGGGAGATATCACCATGA
- a CDS encoding phosphoglycolate phosphatase, translating to MRENTIRRPIRLLVFDIDGCLSRGSMHPFDLAVLQALRDANMQARTDPAVPAVTFCTGRPQPYVECLIQATAGYIPALCEGGTVLFDPVSHAVLTHASFGPREERLLALLRERVERELVDEHVMFEPGKVTHLTLLVTSPRSPQELLPAAMEIAAAFPNEFDVETTRICVHFLFKHLHKGTGVEWLSQHTGVAPEEMAGMGDARPDITFLEKMGIAGAPANAHEDVKAVADFVSAHEDAQGAIDFLNYVIAQNQRVLNDGVTEGSGREL from the coding sequence ATGAGAGAAAACACCATCCGGCGTCCGATCCGGCTTCTTGTTTTTGACATTGATGGCTGCTTATCGCGTGGCAGCATGCACCCGTTTGACCTTGCTGTTCTTCAGGCCCTGCGCGATGCAAACATGCAGGCGCGCACCGATCCCGCTGTACCGGCAGTGACGTTTTGCACTGGCCGGCCCCAGCCGTATGTTGAGTGCTTGATCCAAGCGACTGCAGGCTACATCCCGGCGCTGTGCGAAGGGGGTACGGTCCTATTCGACCCGGTCAGCCATGCAGTGCTCACGCACGCAAGTTTTGGCCCGCGCGAAGAACGCTTGCTCGCCCTCTTGCGCGAACGCGTTGAGCGCGAACTCGTAGATGAACACGTGATGTTCGAACCGGGCAAGGTCACGCACCTCACCCTCCTCGTCACTTCGCCGCGCTCACCACAAGAACTCCTGCCCGCCGCCATGGAAATTGCCGCGGCATTCCCGAATGAGTTCGATGTGGAGACGACGCGCATTTGTGTGCATTTTCTTTTCAAACATCTCCACAAGGGCACAGGTGTCGAATGGCTAAGCCAACACACGGGTGTGGCGCCTGAAGAGATGGCCGGGATGGGGGACGCCCGCCCCGATATCACGTTCTTAGAAAAAATGGGAATTGCCGGAGCGCCCGCCAATGCGCACGAGGACGTCAAAGCCGTAGCGGATTTTGTGAGTGCGCATGAGGACGCTCAAGGAGCGATCGATTTCTTAAATTACGTGATTGCTCAAAACCAACGAGTTTTGAATGATGGCGTCACGGAAGGGAGTGGTCGCGAACTATGA
- a CDS encoding Shikimate 5-dehydrogenase I alpha yields the protein MTTDGVRASTQMVGILGWPVRHSLSPVMHNAEFRRLGLDYVYLAWEVAPEFLEQAAKGLRALGAVGYNVTIPHKQAIVTCLDELSAEAKMIGAVNVVCLKDGRAIGYNTDAAGWRDDIEQDIPLAGRSLFLIGAGGAARAVAVGACLAGVRRIVICNRRYETAEALAEVLRHHFPELQVECGGPTSDECHQRICECDVIVNATPVGMAGHGGSPIPAEWLAPTHYVYDTVYTPAETPLLRAARERGCKTRNGIGMLVRQGARAFRLWTGVDPDITEMEKTLVRALTSSGSPEGT from the coding sequence ATGACGACTGACGGAGTGCGAGCCTCGACTCAGATGGTTGGAATCCTTGGCTGGCCGGTGCGCCATTCGCTGAGTCCAGTGATGCACAATGCAGAGTTTCGGCGCTTGGGGCTCGACTATGTGTACTTGGCATGGGAGGTCGCACCTGAGTTTCTGGAACAGGCCGCGAAAGGGCTGCGCGCGCTGGGGGCTGTCGGCTACAACGTCACGATTCCCCACAAACAGGCGATCGTCACGTGCCTGGATGAGTTGAGTGCCGAAGCAAAGATGATCGGCGCTGTGAACGTGGTATGCCTCAAGGATGGACGAGCCATCGGTTACAACACGGACGCGGCAGGCTGGCGCGACGACATCGAACAAGACATTCCCTTGGCTGGGCGCTCGCTTTTCCTGATTGGAGCCGGCGGAGCAGCGCGCGCCGTGGCGGTGGGTGCCTGTCTGGCAGGGGTGCGCCGCATCGTCATCTGCAATCGCCGGTACGAGACTGCGGAGGCATTGGCCGAAGTTTTGCGTCACCACTTCCCTGAACTGCAGGTCGAATGTGGGGGCCCGACAAGCGATGAATGCCATCAACGCATTTGCGAATGCGACGTGATCGTAAACGCCACACCCGTGGGGATGGCTGGGCATGGCGGCTCTCCCATCCCGGCAGAATGGCTCGCTCCGACGCATTACGTTTACGACACTGTTTACACCCCAGCGGAAACGCCCCTCCTGAGAGCAGCACGTGAGCGGGGCTGCAAGACACGCAATGGAATTGGGATGCTTGTGCGGCAAGGTGCCCGTGCCTTCCGGCTTTGGACAGGTGTGGACCCAGACATCACCGAAATGGAGAAAACGCTGGTCCGTGCCTTGACGAGCTCGGGTTCTCCGGAGGGCACGTGA
- a CDS encoding Cytochrome c-type biogenesis protein CcsA/ResC, translating into MTLHGTPQWERVATTQPLTAAKVVPSSAGLVELCPPTLAESLRSAGVEWLAVQSEGWNYSARTWAEIQVAAITGKARFEKCDPLALALSIAYRHREWMDVPLLPIENPELAKLLGFSDGRRHRVSPAWVMRTPEAQQLVIGYLSRGDAAIAELEPAMQKAVKKFAYRVASFLNLPTEFRIVPVGPNESLWVSPFVLERPDLAESPDVASRLAQESDELPYIGAARDLHAALRATIVEGNGGEELRQQFEKFRASVRDLPSYMPRDLLALDYFNTRFHPFQKAAWAYAIAFVFFLVYFWRASRSGAASPEPPASNEGMPQEAAPVEPTQPHVRALTPASEALLTETTQSVHTEAKQSAAGRWAYTVAFVAKLTAALLLILGLVIRYRLGGRMPVSNLYESITFTMGAFALLGLVFEWVTRRGWVGAGVALAGWACMLMANSLPLHMRKVEPLVAVLNSVWLNYHVTSLLISYGAFLLAFVFALLYLVQDARREPLRTLPPKETLDVMIYRCVQVGWPLLTLGIFLGAVWADTAWGRAWSWDPKETWALITWFAYTIYLHLRMILGWTGRRAVVASMVGFAMVLITYFGVSFLPGLAGGLHTYAEPISR; encoded by the coding sequence GTGACGCTTCACGGAACGCCGCAATGGGAGCGCGTCGCTACGACTCAGCCCCTCACAGCAGCAAAGGTAGTTCCATCTTCTGCTGGTCTCGTTGAGCTTTGTCCACCGACGCTTGCGGAGTCGCTTCGTTCCGCGGGGGTGGAGTGGCTTGCGGTCCAGAGTGAGGGGTGGAATTACTCGGCGCGCACATGGGCCGAGATCCAAGTGGCCGCCATCACAGGGAAGGCCCGATTCGAAAAGTGTGATCCTTTAGCCCTGGCGCTCTCGATTGCGTATCGTCATCGCGAGTGGATGGACGTGCCGCTCTTGCCGATTGAGAACCCCGAGTTAGCAAAGCTTCTGGGTTTCTCGGATGGACGCCGCCACCGCGTGAGCCCCGCTTGGGTCATGCGGACCCCTGAAGCGCAGCAGTTGGTGATAGGTTATCTGAGTCGCGGGGATGCTGCGATTGCGGAGCTTGAGCCAGCCATGCAAAAGGCCGTCAAAAAGTTTGCCTATCGCGTGGCATCGTTTTTGAACCTGCCGACGGAATTTCGCATTGTGCCAGTGGGGCCCAACGAGTCTCTGTGGGTCTCGCCTTTTGTGCTGGAGCGGCCGGACCTTGCGGAATCTCCTGACGTGGCTTCTCGGTTGGCGCAGGAGAGCGACGAATTGCCCTACATCGGTGCTGCGCGCGATCTGCACGCTGCCCTGCGTGCGACGATTGTGGAGGGCAACGGTGGGGAAGAGCTCCGGCAGCAGTTCGAAAAATTCCGTGCCAGCGTGCGCGACCTGCCCAGCTATATGCCACGCGATTTGCTCGCATTGGATTATTTCAACACCCGGTTTCATCCATTTCAAAAAGCGGCTTGGGCCTATGCAATTGCCTTTGTCTTTTTTCTTGTCTATTTCTGGCGGGCCAGCCGGAGCGGAGCGGCGTCGCCTGAACCCCCTGCGTCAAATGAGGGGATGCCACAGGAAGCAGCCCCTGTGGAGCCTACCCAACCTCACGTGCGTGCACTCACTCCAGCGTCGGAAGCATTACTGACGGAGACGACCCAATCGGTACACACAGAAGCCAAACAGAGTGCGGCCGGCAGGTGGGCTTATACTGTGGCGTTCGTGGCCAAACTTACCGCTGCACTCCTTCTGATACTTGGATTGGTGATTCGCTATCGGCTTGGCGGACGAATGCCCGTCTCGAACCTGTATGAGTCCATCACGTTCACCATGGGGGCGTTCGCATTGCTGGGGCTCGTGTTTGAATGGGTGACGCGTCGTGGGTGGGTTGGGGCAGGCGTTGCACTTGCGGGTTGGGCGTGCATGCTGATGGCGAACAGCTTACCTTTGCACATGCGCAAGGTCGAGCCCCTCGTCGCGGTGCTCAACTCCGTGTGGCTCAATTACCACGTGACGTCCTTGTTGATTAGCTACGGTGCCTTCCTACTCGCGTTCGTGTTTGCCCTGCTTTATCTTGTGCAGGATGCTCGGCGAGAGCCTCTTCGCACTCTGCCTCCCAAGGAAACGTTGGATGTCATGATTTACCGCTGCGTTCAAGTTGGGTGGCCGCTTCTTACGCTGGGAATCTTTCTTGGCGCGGTATGGGCTGACACGGCGTGGGGACGCGCGTGGAGCTGGGACCCAAAGGAAACGTGGGCGCTTATCACTTGGTTCGCCTATACGATCTACCTGCACCTTCGGATGATTCTCGGCTGGACCGGTCGCCGCGCGGTGGTGGCTTCGATGGTTGGGTTTGCCATGGTCCTCATCACCTATTTCGGCGTCTCGTTCCTGCCGGGTCTTGCTGGCGGGCTTCACACCTACGCGGAGCCCATTTCTCGCTGA
- a CDS encoding UDP-glucose dehydrogenase — protein MNVCVIGTGYVGLVTGATFADLGNEVVCVDKDESKIARLQRGEMPIYEPGLEEIVRRNMEEGRISFTTDIGEGVRRSLVIFIAVGTPPKDNGETDLSQVESAAIEIAHNMDSYKIIVNKSTVPVGTGDLVRRIVEQHRRRQVDFDVVSNPEFLKEGSAVYDSMHPDRIVIGAPSQHVAMALLELYAPLEVPMLITDVESAEMIKYASNAFLATKISFINAIANICERAGADVTLVAKGMGYDKRIGMEFLQAGLGFGGSCFPKDTLSLRHVARKFGEDSSLLDAVIAINEDRVPRFLRRIEEKMGGVEGKTFGILGLAFKPNTDDLRDAKSLEVIRGLQQRGAKIRAYDPVAMENAKAILQDVVFCKSAYDAAENVDAVVIVTDWNEFKLLNLDKLREKMKQPIIFDGRNIYQPERVKKYGFEYVSIGR, from the coding sequence ATGAACGTTTGTGTCATCGGTACGGGTTACGTTGGATTGGTGACGGGAGCCACCTTTGCCGACTTGGGCAACGAAGTGGTTTGCGTGGATAAAGACGAGTCAAAAATCGCGCGTCTCCAGCGCGGCGAGATGCCCATCTACGAACCCGGACTCGAAGAAATTGTGCGGCGCAATATGGAGGAAGGCCGTATTAGCTTCACGACGGACATTGGTGAGGGAGTGCGCCGCTCACTTGTCATCTTTATCGCGGTGGGAACGCCCCCGAAGGATAATGGCGAAACCGATCTGAGCCAAGTGGAGAGCGCGGCCATCGAAATCGCCCACAACATGGATAGCTATAAGATCATCGTGAACAAGAGCACCGTGCCCGTCGGGACCGGCGACCTTGTGCGGCGGATTGTCGAGCAGCACCGTCGGCGACAAGTGGATTTCGACGTCGTTTCCAACCCGGAATTCCTCAAGGAAGGATCGGCGGTGTATGACTCGATGCATCCGGATCGCATCGTAATTGGTGCACCCAGCCAACACGTAGCAATGGCACTGCTCGAGCTGTACGCGCCGCTGGAAGTTCCGATGCTCATCACGGACGTGGAAAGCGCCGAGATGATCAAATATGCCTCGAATGCCTTCCTCGCGACCAAGATTTCGTTCATCAACGCCATTGCGAATATCTGCGAGCGGGCGGGCGCGGACGTTACGCTTGTCGCGAAAGGCATGGGCTACGACAAGCGAATCGGCATGGAGTTCCTGCAGGCGGGCTTGGGATTCGGTGGTTCGTGCTTCCCAAAGGATACGCTGAGCCTGCGCCACGTCGCGCGCAAGTTTGGTGAAGATAGCTCACTTCTCGACGCTGTCATCGCTATTAACGAGGATCGTGTTCCGCGCTTCTTGCGTCGGATCGAAGAAAAGATGGGTGGGGTTGAAGGAAAAACCTTTGGGATCCTTGGCCTCGCGTTTAAGCCCAATACCGATGACCTGCGAGATGCCAAGAGCCTTGAGGTGATTCGTGGACTCCAACAACGGGGTGCAAAAATTCGCGCGTACGACCCGGTGGCGATGGAAAACGCAAAAGCGATCCTGCAAGATGTCGTCTTCTGCAAAAGCGCCTACGATGCCGCCGAGAACGTGGATGCGGTGGTGATCGTTACGGACTGGAACGAATTCAAGCTGCTCAACCTCGACAAGCTGCGCGAAAAAATGAAGCAACCGATTATCTTCGACGGGCGAAATATTTATCAGCCCGAGCGCGTCAAGAAGTACGGGTTTGAGTACGTGAGCATCGGGCGCTAA